TGAAAAGCTCTTCGTATGTTGGATTTGTCTTGCAAAATGCTAAAAAAGGATCTTCTTTATCTGCAATTGAAAAAAGGTCTTCTTTCACTCCATACCGATTTCTTATATCATCAATAAAACTATCTAAATTGAAAATTCCTTTCGCCCAACCAGTTTTTAAATATAAATTAGTCTCAACACTCTCTCCCATTCTATGCAACAACACAAAAATCTCTTTTTCCATTTCTCGAGCAATTCTCATGCTTTGAGAAGTCCCAGAACGGCTATCAGCCTCTCCAATAATTACAAAATCTGAAATTCCTATAATAAGTCTGTTTCGATGAATAAATCTTTTTGGATGTGCAGGAACTCCAAATTCTGATTCTGAAATTAATAGCGATTGTTCTGCCATCTGTTTGATGAGGTCGGAATTTGTTTTTGGGTAAATTATGTCTAGCGAATTTGCCATAATCGAAATTGTGTTCGGAAAAGCTCCGCGATGTGCTGAAATATCAGTTCCCAATGCTCCACCAGAAACAACAACAATTCCAATTTTTGAGAGTTCTCGGGAAATTGAGAGAATACTCTGTTTTGTATATTGTGAAGCTTTCCTAGTTCCAACAATTGCAACTTTCGGTTTTTCTAAAAGAGAGGTGTTGCCCTGATAAAAAAGTTCTTTTGGTGGCGATTTTATCTTTTTTAAACTCTCTGGGATTTTTAAGGGCAAAATTTTCAATTTACTACTTTACAATTCTTGTTTGCATCAAAAAAATTGTCGTCGCCTCATGAAGTAATAGATACTGTTTCTCAATTCTTCTTAGCTCTATTTCGGACTCTGTCTTTTTTGTTTCGCACATATGTAGAAGTCTTTCGATTTTCTTCTTTTCCGCAACAACTTTTTTCAGTTCCTCTTTTTTCTCTTCATCACCACTTAATTTATTTTCACTCTCGTTTGCAGATATTTTTTTCTCTTCAAGTTTCTCAATGTCATGTTTTAATCTCTCAACATTACTTGTGTGTTTCATGTATTCGTTCATAAAACGAGTAATTGCAAAAGTGTTCCATCTTGTCTTATCTTCATCTTCAATAACATGATTTTCAAAAAACTTGAAAATTCCTCTATCAACATCTGAAGCTTCGAGAACTTTTTCCGCAAAAACTTCATGAATGTGTTTGAAATTCTCTTTTAGAATTAAATTCACAATTTGATTTACAAGTGTAGGAGAATCCTCTTCCAAATCAGCTTGAATCTTTCTACCAAAAGCTCTTTGTAAAAAAACTAATTTAT
This is a stretch of genomic DNA from Thiovulum sp. ES. It encodes these proteins:
- a CDS encoding putative Rossmann fold nucleotide-binding protein involved in DNA uptake (PFAM: DNA recombination-mediator protein A~TIGRFAM: DNA protecting protein DprA), whose amino-acid sequence is MKILPLKIPESLKKIKSPPKELFYQGNTSLLEKPKVAIVGTRKASQYTKQSILSISRELSKIGIVVVSGGALGTDISAHRGAFPNTISIMANSLDIIYPKTNSDLIKQMAEQSLLISESEFGVPAHPKRFIHRNRLIIGISDFVIIGEADSRSGTSQSMRIAREMEKEIFVLLHRMGESVETNLYLKTGWAKGIFNLDSFIDDIRNRYGVKEDLFSIADKEDPFLAFCKTNPTYEELFNKFGDEVFEYELDGKFEVIGGRVYAV
- a CDS encoding hypothetical protein (IMG reference gene:2508611193_SP); translation: YLIAVEKYRDACEKIDKMSKKEREKNQKFMNAQKKLKDEHEETVTSLKHDLRDVQRELNKNKSSFSEKDGELIKFKNALAEKDREILEYQNALAEKEKELEKYINPYTTLTTAQSFLTPEPEKTSLPKEEEKISEAPNAEKIIAEKYPKEKSSEILSLLINELSKTIFNFQKISISYFEENKLVFLQRAFGRKIQADLEEDSPTLVNQIVNLILKENFKHIHEVFAEKVLEASDVDRGIFKFFENHVIEDEDKTRWNTFAITRFMNEYMKHTSNVERLKHDIEKLEEKKISANESENKLSGDEEKKEELKKVVAEKKKIERLLHMCETKKTESEIELRRIEKQYLLLHEATTIFLMQTRIVK